Below is a window of Humulus lupulus chromosome 2, drHumLupu1.1, whole genome shotgun sequence DNA.
GGGAATGATCCCTGGTATCATTCCTGGTGCTTTAGGGGGGGCTATTTTGCCTGGCATTGGAGCATCTCTTGGTGAGGTTTGTCGGGAATACCTTAATGGTCGGTGTGCCAAAACTGATTGCAAGTTGAACCACCCTCCTCACAACCTTCTAATGACGGCATTAGCTGCAACAACCAGCATGAGTACTGTAAGTCAAGTACCCATGGCTCCTTCTGCTGCTGCAATGGCTGCTGCTCAGGCAATTGTTGCTGCTCAAGCCCTTCAAGCCCATGCTGCTCAGTTGCAAGCACAAGCTCAGTCGGGCAAAGACTTATCTGGTATTCTTCTCTCATGTATTACATGACCTGTGTGGTCATTAAGTCCGATGCTTTATCCCTTGTTTTAGGATGATGTTCTTTGATTGCCAATTTTGCTGTTCAATTATTCTTTGCTTTTTATAATGGAATGTTGCTGTTCTGATCAGGTTCACCTGACAAAGCTGGGAAGGCTGATGCACTAAAGAAAACACTTCAAGTTAGCAATCTTAGCCCACTTCTCACTGAAGAGCAACTGAAACAACTTTTTAGTTTTTGTGGTACTGTTGTTGATTGTACCATCACTGATTCAAAGCACTTCGCCTACATAGAATACTCAAAACCTGAAGAAGCGACAGCTGCATTGTTATTGAATAATATGGATGTTGGGGGTCGCCCCATGAATGTTGAAATGGCAAAATCACTACCGCAGAAATCCTCTCTATCAAATTCTCAGTTAGCTTCTTCGTCTCTGCCTATGATGATGCAACAAGCTGTTCTCATGCAACAGAGACAATTCCAGCAAGCTTTAGTGATGCAGCAAACCATGACTGCACAACAAGCAGCTAACCGAGCTGCAACCATGAAATCTGCAACAGAGTTGGCAGCAGCAAGAGCTGCTGAAATAAGTAAGAAATTAAAGGCTGATGGACTTGTGActgaagagaaggaagagaagccGAAATCTCAGTAAGTCATCTTGCTAATTTCTAGAAGTTATATAATTTTAATTCACTGTCTCTCTGTTTGTCTCTCCTTCTCTCTCGTATTATATAATTTCTAGTGGTACTCTTTTATCTCTAATTACTTCATTTGCAGGTCACCTTCGCCTTCTCGAGCAAAGTCAAGATCTAAGTCAAGATCACCAATCAATTATCAAAGACGGCGAAAGTCCCCTTCCTACTCTCCTCCAGTCCGCCACCCAAGAGATCGAAGATCTAGATCACCGTTGAGGTCTCGTCGTGGCTATGACAATGAGCGACGTTCATATAGAGACTTTAGGGATATCAGTGATAGATACAGACGAAGAGATTCCACCAGATTTCGCGATTATCATTTATCTAGTTCGAGAAAGCATAGGAGTAGGAGTGTTAGCCCAGGAACCAGAAAATCATATCGAGTTGACTCTGTCTCACCTAAACGTCATCGAGAAAGTTCTCCACGCAGAGCAACTCGTGCTGGTTCAAGATCACCAAACTATACCAGAGGAAATAGATTGTCTCCAAGAATTGATGATGATCACAAGCTTAAGCAGAGAAAACGCTCCAGGTCAAAATCTCCAAATGGTAAGTATCACTCAAATGGCAGAAGAGATGAAACTCGCCATGAAAGATCAAAGCATAGTGATAGAAGGCGATCCAGATCAATATCTGTAGAAGGTAAGCATCATAGAAGATCATCTCCGAGAAGTCCAGATGAGAATAAATCCAAACATAGAAGGCGGTCCAGGTCAAAATCCGTGGAAGATAAGCACCGCTCCATTGAGAAAGTGGATGGTAACAAAGGTGAAAAATCAAAGCATCATGATAGAAGGCGCTCAAGGTCAAAATCTTTG
It encodes the following:
- the LOC133819825 gene encoding uncharacterized protein LOC133819825, translating into MADRNSALAKPIWMKQAEEAKIKSEAEKAAAAKAAFEATFKDVEKNRVKDTAGVSSDSESEEAEDLSNKPIGPVDPAKCTAAGAGIAGGTACAPSSFGVVTKDADGRKVPNGGAQIKVKVSPGVGVGGSEQEGMVKDMGDGTYTVTYVVPKRGNYMVTIECNGKPIMGSPFPVFFSAGSTTPTNTTTTSNGGLLGLAPTSTYPNLVNQTMPNMPNYTASVSGAFPGLLGMIPGIIPGALGGAILPGIGASLGEVCREYLNGRCAKTDCKLNHPPHNLLMTALAATTSMSTVSQVPMAPSAAAMAAAQAIVAAQALQAHAAQLQAQAQSGKDLSGSPDKAGKADALKKTLQVSNLSPLLTEEQLKQLFSFCGTVVDCTITDSKHFAYIEYSKPEEATAALLLNNMDVGGRPMNVEMAKSLPQKSSLSNSQLASSSLPMMMQQAVLMQQRQFQQALVMQQTMTAQQAANRAATMKSATELAAARAAEISKKLKADGLVTEEKEEKPKSQSPSPSRAKSRSKSRSPINYQRRRKSPSYSPPVRHPRDRRSRSPLRSRRGYDNERRSYRDFRDISDRYRRRDSTRFRDYHLSSSRKHRSRSVSPGTRKSYRVDSVSPKRHRESSPRRATRAGSRSPNYTRGNRLSPRIDDDHKLKQRKRSRSKSPNGKYHSNGRRDETRHERSKHSDRRRSRSISVEGKHHRRSSPRSPDENKSKHRRRSRSKSVEDKHRSIEKVDGNKGEKSKHHDRRRSRSKSLEGKHLSDENVDQTKTEDKEDDRRQSMSDSLEDKINSDDKVKETRDERSKHRGRRRSRSRSVESKHKMKEKVEDSKGKKPRHRGRRRSRSRSVEAKHHKGSGSSLRVFDDNKAKYRRRSRSKSADGKQCSNDKINESREGKSRSHRRGRSRSNSTERKVRNKSSRYHSSSDESESKLQRQSKSDSEGEPSKKEALITEHLEMSGAELEDQNHFEKSRHMDDIADSPSDTGAEDTNIYIDGRPA